One Purpureocillium takamizusanense chromosome 1, complete sequence genomic window carries:
- a CDS encoding uncharacterized protein (COG:Z~EggNog:ENOG503NXJ0) produces MAPTATATTTTAIHNHHIGSARPPFARSLRKPAGSASTPDLNSLYISQSRLVPPGLALSRKTSLAALTPSSLASIPDVSESYALDSVLSDATRNMVPPSPGRLSAEDLAVGDVVDVPGGMHGVVRFIGGVQGKKGIFAGVELHSDFAARGKNSGDVDGISYFATVAPGAGIFVPLTKTARRGVPTSSYPATPSANGLRNGVSAMSFTPPTPSLPKFSASIGPGVRAASPQLKKPRTSLPRPDSPARRTQMTPGPRPSIGTPAARVPSRYGSPTNKFAQSVRGTTGDPSKRLPALEVKSNIGPRSASALGSVHGLDDDATPTGLQRTKTNGSSGSISSFNLKLQRPASRAAAAQEEEMERLRSQLEDRERQLRDQSSTLAEMESSLTELQGLIENPEGPRPRRNSIDDKDTAQLRHMLREKNEKIAILTAEFDAHRADFRSTIDTLEMASTETERVYEKRIEELMAELHELESRNLDVDSVASQLKQLEELVQELEEGLEDARRGEAEARGEAEFLRGEVERTRTELRRERDKGGLGASTNGDAAAISKELEQKEDEIRGLKAIIHSLSRDSIPGGDEQARSSSRDSADHNIARDNLERQITELQMLLQQKTIKEEELEQELDMLRGGAVAPSNAMSNQRSSLRDSRDTVIAVRAHEPRSPQATHKRGNTLDTMHESDTYSTATETSTLWCEICETSGHDILTCTNMFDPEAAKSVSNFKPDTGIVREGLKPQASLGRDDALPAPLSPVKPKTPSLATTTPPVKILPNPMESGPVAGKESGMMDPEKWCAVCERDGHDSVDCPFEDAF; encoded by the exons atggcgccaACAGCCAccgctaccaccaccactgcgATACACAATCATCATATcggcagcgcgaggccaCCTTTCGCACGCTCCTTGCGCAAGCCCGCGGGTTCAGCATCCACGCCCGACCTGAACTCTCTCTACATTTCCCAGTCGAGACTCGTACCCCCGGGCCTGGCCTTGTCGCGCAAGACGTCTCTCGCGGCCCTCACCCCTAGCTCGCTCGCCAGTATTCCCGATGTCAGCGAGAGCTACGCCCTCGATTCGGTTTTGAGCGACGCAACGCGCAACATGGTCCCACCGAGCCCGGGACGGCTCTCGGCCGaagacctcgccgtcggcgacgtggtcgaCGTGCCTGGCGGGATGCACGGTGTCGTGCGCttcatcggcggcgtccaagGGAAGAAGGGTATCTTTGCCGGCGTAGAGCTGCATTCTGATTTCGCGGCCCGGGGCAAGAACAGCGGCGATGTGGACGG GATTTCGTACTTCGCGACAGTGGCTCCCGGCGCCGGTATCTTTGTGCCCCTCACCAAGACCGCTCGACGCGGCGTACCCACGAGCTCGTATCCGGCAACGCCGAGTGCCAACGGGTTGAGGAACGGAGTTTCGGCGATGTCCTTTACCCCTCCAACGCCGAGCCTGCCGAAATTCAGCGCTTCCATCGGCCCCGGAGTAAGGGCTGCCAGTCCTCAACTCAAGAAGCCTCGGACATCACTGCCTCGGCCCGACTCTCCTGCTCGACGCACGCAGATGACGCCAGGGCCCCGGCCGTCAATAGGAACACCTGCCGCCAGAGTGCCTTCGCGATATGGGAGCCCGACGAACAAGTTTGCACAGAGTGTTCGCGGTACTACTGGAGATCCTAGCAAAAGGTTGCCAGCCCTCGAAGTCAAGTCTAACATTGGACCACGCAGCGCCTCTGCCCTTGGCTCCGTTCACggactcgacgacgatgcgacACCGACCGGCTTGCAGCGAACCAAGACCAACGGCAGCTCCGGCTCCATCTCCTCATTCAACCTGAAACTGCAACGGCCAGCATCgcgcgcagctgcagcacaggaggaggagatggagcgATTGCGTTCGCAGCTCGAGGATCGCGAGCGCCAACTCAGGGATCAGTCCTCCACCCTCGCTGAGATGGAGAGCAGTTTGACTGAACTGCAAGGCCTTATTGAGAACCCAGAAGGACCGAGGCCTAGGCGCAATagcatcgacgacaaggacacggCGCAGCTTCGACACATGCTACGAGAGAAGAACGAAAAGATCGCAATCCTCACCGCAGAATTTGATGCGCATCGCGCCGACTTTCGAAGTACCATTGACACCCTCGAAATGGCTAGCACGGAGACGGAAAGGGTGTACGAAAAACGAATCGAGGAACTCATGGCTGAGCTGCACGAGCTAGAATCTAGGAATCTGGACGTCGATTCGGTGGCGAGCCAGCTGAagcagctggaggagctcgtACAGGAGCTCGAAGAAGGCTTGGAAGACGCCCGTCGAGGCGAAGCCGAGGCTCGCGGAGAGGCCGAGTTCCTGCGAGGGGAGGTGGAGAGGACTCGGACTGAGCTGCGGCGTGAGCGCGACAAGGGCGGGCTCGGTGCCAGCACCAACGGggatgccgctgccatctcaaaggagctcgagcagaAGGAGGATGAGATCCGAGGtctcaaggccatcatccaCTCCCTTAGTCGAGACTCCATTCCAGGTGGCGACGAACAAGCACGGTCCAGCTCCCGCGACTCGGCCGATCACAACATCGCCCGAGATAACTTGGAGCGCCAAATTACGGAGTTGCAAATGTTGCTACAGCAGAAGACTatcaaggaagaggagctggagcaagAACTCGACATGCTGCGTGGCGGTGCTGTCGCTCCGTCAAATGCTATGTCCAATCAGCGGTCCTCGCTGAGGGATTCACGGGACACAGTGATCGCAGTCCGAGCACATGAGCCGCGATCCCCTCAAGCCACGCACAAGAGAGGCAACACGCTTGATACGATGCATGAGAGCGACACCTATTCGACGGCCACGGAGACTAGCACTCTCTGGTGCGAGATTTGCGAAACGAGTGGCCATGACATCCTCACCTGCACCAACATGTTCGATCCCGAGGCTGCTAAGAGTGTGAGCAACTTCAAGCCTGACACGGGTATTGTGCGGGAGGGGCTGAAGCCTCAAGCTTCTCTTGGCCGTGACGATGCGCTCCCCGCGCCCCTCTCCCCCGTCAAACCCAAGACCCCGAGCCTGGCAACAACAACGCCGCCGGTCAAGATCCTGCCCAACCCCATGGAGTCAGGACCAGTCGCTGGAAAAGAGAGTGGTATGATGGATCCTGAGAAGTGGTGCGCGGTGTGCGAGCGGGACGGCCATGACAGCGTTGATTGCCCATTCGAGGACGCTTTTTAG